The Primulina eburnea isolate SZY01 chromosome 13, ASM2296580v1, whole genome shotgun sequence genome includes a region encoding these proteins:
- the LOC140810140 gene encoding probable ADP-ribosylation factor GTPase-activating protein AGD11 isoform X2, with amino-acid sequence MSEGKLETDDVACKFSGSCLHDLLRMETSRIRGHCPKEWQKTPSTQRRLESMLSEPGNQLCADCGTPDPKWVSLNIGAFICIKCSGAHRSLGVHISKVLSVKLDEWTIEQVDALTEIGGNTAVNLKYETNIPDNYKKPKPDSSPEERADFIRRKYEQQQFVNRDTQLSCSFPFSSSSHCRNSSCHSQSATEKRQYEKQTTGNRIQGLGAAFRNSWRKSEHKAPKKNYSMAGMVEFVGLIKVNVVRGTNLAIRDMLTSDPYVILSLGNQSLKTRVIKNNLNPVWNEKLMLSIPENIPPLKLLVYDKDTFTTDDFMGDAEIDIQPLLDAAKASESSSVNESMQLGKWKATNENTLVKDGVITLEDGRVKQGISIKLQNVERGVLEIELECVPLTQ; translated from the exons ATGTCAG AAGGAAAGCTGGAAACAGACGATGTTGCCTGTAAATTCTCTG GTTCCTGTCTTCATGATCTCTTACGAATGGAGACTTCAAGAATAAGGGGTCACTGCCCGAAGGAATGGCAAAAAACTCCAA GTACACAACGTAGGCTGGAGAGTATGTTATCTGAACCTGGGAATCAACTATGTGCTGATTGTGGAACTCCAGATCCAAAATGGGT TTCTTTGAACATTGGAGCATTCATATGTATCAAGTGCTCTGGAGCACATAGAAGTCTTGGAGTGCATATATCGAAG GTCTTATCTGTGAAACTTGATGAATGGACCATTGAGCAAGTTGATGCTTTGACTGAAATAGGTGGAAACACGGCGGTGAACTTGAAATATGAAACTAACATCCCAGATAATTATAAAAAGCCAAAACCTGATTCCTCCCCAGAGGAGCGTGCTGATTTTATAAG GAGAAAATACGAGCAGCAACAGTTTGTAAACCGAGATACACAACTGTCTTGCTCGTTTCCATTTTCTTCGTCCTCTCATTGCCGAAATTCAAGCTGTCATTCTCAATCTGCCACCGAGAAGAGGCAATATGAAAAACAAACCACCGGTAACCGTATCCAAGGTCTAGGAGCAGCATTTCGTAATAGCTGGAGAAAATCAGAACACAAGGcaccaaaaaaaaattactcGATG GCAGGAATGGTCGAGTTTGTAGGATTGATCAAGGTTAACGTAGTGAGAGGCACCAATCTAGCTATCCGAGATATGTTGACTAGTGATCCATATGTCATCCTCTCACTGGGAAATcaa TCATTGAAGACACGAGTCATAAAGAATAACCTCAACCCAGTTTGGAATGAAAAGCTAATGTTATCGATTCCAGAAAATATTCCTCCTCTAAAGTTG CTTGTATATGACAAGGATACATTCACGACAGACGATTTTATGGGGGACGCTGAGATTGATATCCAACCTCTTCTAGATGCTGCAAAAGCATCAGAAAGCTCCTCGGTCAATGAATCGATGCAGCTTGGAAAGTGGAAAGCAACCAATGAGAACACACTTGTAAAAGATGGTGTTATCACCCTGGAAGATGGTAGGGTGAAACAAGGTATCTCGATAAAGTTGCAAAATGTTGAACGAGGAGTGTTAGAAATCGAGCTTGAATGTGTGCCTCTTACACAATAG
- the LOC140810140 gene encoding probable ADP-ribosylation factor GTPase-activating protein AGD11 isoform X1: protein MSIEEGKLETDDVACKFSGSCLHDLLRMETSRIRGHCPKEWQKTPSTQRRLESMLSEPGNQLCADCGTPDPKWVSLNIGAFICIKCSGAHRSLGVHISKVLSVKLDEWTIEQVDALTEIGGNTAVNLKYETNIPDNYKKPKPDSSPEERADFIRRKYEQQQFVNRDTQLSCSFPFSSSSHCRNSSCHSQSATEKRQYEKQTTGNRIQGLGAAFRNSWRKSEHKAPKKNYSMAGMVEFVGLIKVNVVRGTNLAIRDMLTSDPYVILSLGNQSLKTRVIKNNLNPVWNEKLMLSIPENIPPLKLLVYDKDTFTTDDFMGDAEIDIQPLLDAAKASESSSVNESMQLGKWKATNENTLVKDGVITLEDGRVKQGISIKLQNVERGVLEIELECVPLTQ from the exons ATGTCTATTGAAGAAGGAAAGCTGGAAACAGACGATGTTGCCTGTAAATTCTCTG GTTCCTGTCTTCATGATCTCTTACGAATGGAGACTTCAAGAATAAGGGGTCACTGCCCGAAGGAATGGCAAAAAACTCCAA GTACACAACGTAGGCTGGAGAGTATGTTATCTGAACCTGGGAATCAACTATGTGCTGATTGTGGAACTCCAGATCCAAAATGGGT TTCTTTGAACATTGGAGCATTCATATGTATCAAGTGCTCTGGAGCACATAGAAGTCTTGGAGTGCATATATCGAAG GTCTTATCTGTGAAACTTGATGAATGGACCATTGAGCAAGTTGATGCTTTGACTGAAATAGGTGGAAACACGGCGGTGAACTTGAAATATGAAACTAACATCCCAGATAATTATAAAAAGCCAAAACCTGATTCCTCCCCAGAGGAGCGTGCTGATTTTATAAG GAGAAAATACGAGCAGCAACAGTTTGTAAACCGAGATACACAACTGTCTTGCTCGTTTCCATTTTCTTCGTCCTCTCATTGCCGAAATTCAAGCTGTCATTCTCAATCTGCCACCGAGAAGAGGCAATATGAAAAACAAACCACCGGTAACCGTATCCAAGGTCTAGGAGCAGCATTTCGTAATAGCTGGAGAAAATCAGAACACAAGGcaccaaaaaaaaattactcGATG GCAGGAATGGTCGAGTTTGTAGGATTGATCAAGGTTAACGTAGTGAGAGGCACCAATCTAGCTATCCGAGATATGTTGACTAGTGATCCATATGTCATCCTCTCACTGGGAAATcaa TCATTGAAGACACGAGTCATAAAGAATAACCTCAACCCAGTTTGGAATGAAAAGCTAATGTTATCGATTCCAGAAAATATTCCTCCTCTAAAGTTG CTTGTATATGACAAGGATACATTCACGACAGACGATTTTATGGGGGACGCTGAGATTGATATCCAACCTCTTCTAGATGCTGCAAAAGCATCAGAAAGCTCCTCGGTCAATGAATCGATGCAGCTTGGAAAGTGGAAAGCAACCAATGAGAACACACTTGTAAAAGATGGTGTTATCACCCTGGAAGATGGTAGGGTGAAACAAGGTATCTCGATAAAGTTGCAAAATGTTGAACGAGGAGTGTTAGAAATCGAGCTTGAATGTGTGCCTCTTACACAATAG
- the LOC140810140 gene encoding probable ADP-ribosylation factor GTPase-activating protein AGD11 isoform X3 has product METSRIRGHCPKEWQKTPSTQRRLESMLSEPGNQLCADCGTPDPKWVSLNIGAFICIKCSGAHRSLGVHISKVLSVKLDEWTIEQVDALTEIGGNTAVNLKYETNIPDNYKKPKPDSSPEERADFIRRKYEQQQFVNRDTQLSCSFPFSSSSHCRNSSCHSQSATEKRQYEKQTTGNRIQGLGAAFRNSWRKSEHKAPKKNYSMAGMVEFVGLIKVNVVRGTNLAIRDMLTSDPYVILSLGNQSLKTRVIKNNLNPVWNEKLMLSIPENIPPLKLLVYDKDTFTTDDFMGDAEIDIQPLLDAAKASESSSVNESMQLGKWKATNENTLVKDGVITLEDGRVKQGISIKLQNVERGVLEIELECVPLTQ; this is encoded by the exons ATGGAGACTTCAAGAATAAGGGGTCACTGCCCGAAGGAATGGCAAAAAACTCCAA GTACACAACGTAGGCTGGAGAGTATGTTATCTGAACCTGGGAATCAACTATGTGCTGATTGTGGAACTCCAGATCCAAAATGGGT TTCTTTGAACATTGGAGCATTCATATGTATCAAGTGCTCTGGAGCACATAGAAGTCTTGGAGTGCATATATCGAAG GTCTTATCTGTGAAACTTGATGAATGGACCATTGAGCAAGTTGATGCTTTGACTGAAATAGGTGGAAACACGGCGGTGAACTTGAAATATGAAACTAACATCCCAGATAATTATAAAAAGCCAAAACCTGATTCCTCCCCAGAGGAGCGTGCTGATTTTATAAG GAGAAAATACGAGCAGCAACAGTTTGTAAACCGAGATACACAACTGTCTTGCTCGTTTCCATTTTCTTCGTCCTCTCATTGCCGAAATTCAAGCTGTCATTCTCAATCTGCCACCGAGAAGAGGCAATATGAAAAACAAACCACCGGTAACCGTATCCAAGGTCTAGGAGCAGCATTTCGTAATAGCTGGAGAAAATCAGAACACAAGGcaccaaaaaaaaattactcGATG GCAGGAATGGTCGAGTTTGTAGGATTGATCAAGGTTAACGTAGTGAGAGGCACCAATCTAGCTATCCGAGATATGTTGACTAGTGATCCATATGTCATCCTCTCACTGGGAAATcaa TCATTGAAGACACGAGTCATAAAGAATAACCTCAACCCAGTTTGGAATGAAAAGCTAATGTTATCGATTCCAGAAAATATTCCTCCTCTAAAGTTG CTTGTATATGACAAGGATACATTCACGACAGACGATTTTATGGGGGACGCTGAGATTGATATCCAACCTCTTCTAGATGCTGCAAAAGCATCAGAAAGCTCCTCGGTCAATGAATCGATGCAGCTTGGAAAGTGGAAAGCAACCAATGAGAACACACTTGTAAAAGATGGTGTTATCACCCTGGAAGATGGTAGGGTGAAACAAGGTATCTCGATAAAGTTGCAAAATGTTGAACGAGGAGTGTTAGAAATCGAGCTTGAATGTGTGCCTCTTACACAATAG